A genomic window from Solanum dulcamara chromosome 11, daSolDulc1.2, whole genome shotgun sequence includes:
- the LOC129872092 gene encoding uncharacterized protein LOC129872092 isoform X2, giving the protein MNGWRPVLLFIEDTVTKLWTECNSAEMSMNYEIRNKKCRAQSCKSTLEIPSPLPKKLTGECTVKRDIQFSQNTLGGSASEKHDPGSRFVCQIESSSRSIDGSLAHCTASVNWKSRSSVQPFSSNVLPTEDGFLDNKFNASASSNYKSDCLLGSGWEDRSQTIVAGKSTEVASFRESLELDDSSNVMHESRKPFMRSCSLHRSLIHDETSLIVMKILSLKKVITELNKIALKMIIVLNLK; this is encoded by the exons ATGAAT GGTTGGCGCCCCGTCCTTCTCTTTATTGAGGATACTGTCACCAAACTCTGGACTGAATGTAACTCTGCCG AAATGTCTATGAATTATGAGATCAGGAACAAGAAGTGCAGGGCTCAGAGTTGCAAATCTACACTTGAAATTCCTTCTCCGCTACCAAAGAAACTGACTGGAGAGTGCACTGTCAAGAGAGatattcagttttcacagaatACTCTGGGGGGAAGTGCTTCTGAAAAGCATGATCCTGGGTCCAGATTCGTCTGTCAGATTGAAAGTTCAAGTCGATCAATTGATGGATCTCTTGCTCATTGCACAGCCAGTGTAAACTGGAAATCCAGAAGCTCTGTTCAGCCCTTTTCATCTAATGTTTTACCTACAGAGGATGGTTTCTTGGATAACAAATTCAATGCTTCAGCTAGCTCCAATTATAAATCAGACTGCCTATTAGGTTCAGGATGGGAGGATAGGTCTCAAACAATTGTAGCTGGCAAATCAACAGAGGTTGCCTCATTTAGGGAGTCTCTTGAACTTGATGACAGTTCAAATGTGATGCATGAGAGTAGGAAACCATTTATGCGGAGCTGTTCTTTGCACAGAAGCCTGATTCATGATGAAACATCTTTGATAGTGATGAAGATATTAAGTTTGAAAAAAGTGATTACAGAACTAAACAAGATCGCCTTGAAGATGATTATAGTGTTGAATTTGAAGTAG
- the LOC129872092 gene encoding uncharacterized protein LOC129872092 isoform X1, producing the protein MKLVNIWNSKLQTQESAQVHVMGSQKKMMDFLFQYEMQSGTGTESLKNQVLSGQKRTTTYLDSKQELVVMPELNSELGLDLQHPFSSFRIIYHELNPIHKQPTSVTLLAVSPLTLTSSQILLLHLTLNLTHGILLKCRVMFCDGSSMEYPPSVNLILNNKACRYERICFEELLEKVMPEIGYQLLHNYADQIQNWGWICNIHSQASRSFTRNLNLIHKQPTSVTLLVVYVAIGSGTCYVKVDDHGRQVLVPWI; encoded by the exons ATGAAGCTTGTTAACATCTGGAATAGCAAATTACAAACTCAAGAGAGTGCACAAGTACACGTGATGGGGAGTCAAAAGAAG ATGAtggattttctttttcaatatgAGATGCAGAGCGGTACTGGAACAGAGAGTCTTAAGAATCAG GTCCTATCTGGACAAAAGAGGACAACAACCTATCTTGATTCCAAGCAAGAATTGGTG GTCATGCCTGAACTAAATTCAGAACTGGGGTTGGATCTGCAACATCCATTCTCAAGCTTCAGGATCATTTACCAT GAACTTAATCCGATTCACAAGCAGCCAACATCTGTCACACTTCTTGCG GTTAGTCCATTGACACTAACTAGCTCTCAGATATTACTCCTTCATTTAACTCTTAATCTTACTCATGGAATCTTGCTTAAATGCCGTGTCATGTTCTGTGATGGATCATCAATGGAGTACCCCCCATCAGTGAATCTGATCCTGAATAACAAGGCTTGCAGGT ATGAGCGAATTTGTTTTGAAGAATTGCTTGAGAAG GTCATGCCTGAAATTGGTTACCAATTACTACACAACTATGCTGACCAAATTCAAAACTGGGGTTGGATTTGCAACATTCATTCACAAGCTTCAAGATCATTTACCAG gaacttgaatttgattcaCAAGCAACCAACATCTGTCACACTTCTTGTG GTATATGTTGCTATAGGCAGTGGGACTTGCTATGTTAAGGTGGATGACCATG GACGGCAAGTGCTTGTACCTTGGATTTGA